From Candidatus Eremiobacteraceae bacterium, one genomic window encodes:
- a CDS encoding glycosyltransferase family 1 protein, which yields MSSPLVAIDARMTRQMSVGMKTYVRELVKRLPKVAPDMRFVALTDEDVELHTDMGALRIDKRAAGNGSFGELFGLAKRINAVRPLLGHYPTPYAPRWSPFPYVYTIHDLIHRRFPAYHSWKIPPYYALLVGPVARSAAAVIVPTKATVADAHEFLGVAPERVRPVAMGVSESFVAGAVADRSERRTIAERFGLARTYFLYAGNHRKHKNIETLVAAWAKVDDPSDLAITEDDPFDFAIDRYEKRGGRIVRLGHVGERDLIALYAASAGVVQPSLYEGFGLTVIEAMAAGAPCVVADTPALVETAGGAALTFSPLDVDALVHALTTLLRDPAESARLRAAGRGRASTFSWDTTARNTAAVYREAIGGA from the coding sequence GTGAGCTCGCCGCTTGTCGCGATCGACGCCCGGATGACGCGGCAGATGTCCGTCGGGATGAAGACGTACGTGCGAGAGCTCGTCAAACGCTTGCCGAAGGTCGCGCCGGATATGCGCTTCGTCGCGCTGACCGACGAAGACGTCGAACTCCATACCGACATGGGCGCGCTGCGCATCGACAAGCGCGCCGCGGGCAACGGTTCGTTCGGCGAGTTGTTCGGTCTCGCGAAGCGAATCAACGCCGTCCGCCCGCTTTTGGGTCACTACCCGACGCCGTACGCGCCCCGCTGGTCTCCGTTTCCATACGTCTATACGATCCACGACCTAATCCATCGCCGCTTCCCGGCGTACCACTCGTGGAAGATCCCGCCTTACTACGCGCTGCTCGTCGGGCCGGTCGCTCGGAGCGCAGCGGCGGTCATCGTGCCGACGAAGGCGACCGTGGCGGACGCGCACGAGTTCCTCGGCGTCGCGCCGGAGCGCGTGCGACCCGTCGCGATGGGCGTCTCGGAGTCGTTCGTGGCCGGCGCGGTCGCCGATCGTTCGGAGCGTCGCACCATCGCGGAACGCTTCGGCCTCGCGCGTACGTACTTCTTATATGCGGGTAACCACCGCAAACACAAGAACATCGAGACGCTCGTCGCCGCGTGGGCGAAAGTCGACGACCCGAGCGATCTTGCCATCACGGAGGACGATCCGTTCGACTTCGCCATCGATAGGTACGAAAAGCGTGGCGGCAGAATCGTGCGGCTTGGTCATGTAGGCGAACGCGACCTCATCGCGTTATATGCGGCGAGCGCGGGCGTCGTCCAGCCGTCGCTCTACGAGGGATTCGGATTGACCGTCATCGAGGCGATGGCCGCCGGCGCACCGTGCGTCGTCGCGGACACGCCCGCCCTGGTCGAAACAGCGGGCGGGGCGGCGCTCACGTTCTCGCCGCTCGACGTCGATGCGCTCGTGCACGCGCTCACGACGCTGCTTCGGGATCCTGCCGAGTCCGCTAGGCTCCGCGCGGCGGGTCGCGGACGTGCGTCGACGTTCTCATGGGATACGACCGCGCGCAATACGGCGGCTGTGTATCGCGAGGCGATCGGCGGTGCGTAA
- a CDS encoding glycosyltransferase family 2 protein: MDAASITFVVLTRDEERNIAECLKSLPLGSQVLVLDSESTDRTRSIAADMGARVAVAPWRGVGPARAAAEQLVQTEWVFTLDADERVTSPLAAEIAALDPPATIDAYSIPRANYFGDQWIRGASWWPDRQVRIYRKGRASQKSDNARRNAAGHVYYEAPGRTAELRGHVIHHSYASVDDYRRKFKRYTDAEAGAHRATFGEFAAAWLVMPIRAAWLLTWRRGVLDGPAGIYVSVASALYPAVVATKALRTPK; encoded by the coding sequence ATGGATGCCGCTAGCATCACGTTCGTCGTTCTCACTCGAGACGAGGAACGCAACATCGCGGAGTGCCTGAAGTCGCTCCCTTTGGGATCGCAGGTGCTCGTCCTCGACTCTGAATCGACCGATCGCACGAGAAGCATCGCAGCCGACATGGGCGCCCGCGTCGCGGTCGCGCCGTGGCGCGGCGTCGGGCCTGCGCGAGCGGCCGCCGAGCAGCTCGTTCAGACCGAGTGGGTGTTCACGCTCGACGCGGATGAGCGAGTGACATCGCCGCTCGCGGCTGAGATCGCGGCGTTGGACCCGCCGGCGACAATCGATGCGTACTCGATCCCCCGCGCGAACTATTTCGGCGATCAGTGGATCCGCGGTGCGTCATGGTGGCCCGACCGCCAAGTCCGGATCTATCGCAAAGGCCGTGCATCGCAGAAGTCGGACAACGCGCGGCGAAACGCCGCAGGCCACGTCTATTACGAGGCGCCTGGGCGGACCGCGGAGCTGCGCGGTCACGTCATCCATCACTCATACGCGTCCGTCGACGACTACCGGCGCAAGTTCAAACGCTACACGGATGCCGAAGCCGGTGCGCATCGGGCGACCTTCGGCGAGTTCGCAGCTGCGTGGCTCGTCATGCCCATACGCGCCGCATGGCTGTTGACGTGGCGTCGAGGCGTGCTCGACGGTCCAGCCGGCATCTACGTGAGCGTCGCGAGCGCCTTGTATCCGGCGGTCGTCGCGACGAAGGCGCTTCGCACGCCGAAGTGA
- a CDS encoding VOC family protein, giving the protein MATTTSHKVRAVDASYYTVKDLARQVEFYTGVLGSAPGVVMADFFAEWTFPGGGSFGLYKSDSGQSAGSGVMFAVDDVKAVVEDLKARGVTFADTIEDIPSCHMAFGTDPEGLGFILHHRKDGTAG; this is encoded by the coding sequence ATGGCAACGACGACCTCGCACAAAGTGCGCGCAGTGGATGCCTCGTACTACACCGTTAAAGATCTCGCCCGCCAAGTAGAGTTCTACACCGGCGTCCTCGGCTCAGCTCCGGGAGTCGTCATGGCGGACTTCTTCGCAGAGTGGACGTTCCCGGGCGGCGGTTCGTTCGGACTATACAAATCGGACTCGGGTCAAAGCGCAGGGTCCGGCGTGATGTTCGCCGTCGACGACGTCAAAGCCGTGGTCGAGGATCTCAAGGCGCGCGGCGTCACCTTCGCCGATACGATCGAGGACATCCCGTCGTGCCACATGGCGTTCGGCACAGACCCCGAGGGCCTCGGGTTTATCCTGCATCACCGCAAGGACGGCACAGCCGGTTAG
- a CDS encoding CTP synthase, producing MTKYIFFTGGVVSSLGKGIAASSLGRLLKSRGISVSIQKLDPYINMDAGTMNPYQHGEVFVTEDGAETDLDLGHYERFIDENLTRLHNVTTGQVYGAVIDKERRGDYLGGTVQVIPHITNEIKARIKQVAVASGAEVCIVEVGGTVGDIESLPFLEAIRQFRHDVGDDHVMYVHLTLVPHLGAADELKTKPTQHSVRELRAIGITPDAIVCRTEYPLTPEIKEKIALFCDVKPSAVVQSRDAQSIYQVPLNLEAEGLADAVTQKLGFADRALDLEDWRAMVRRIQRPKGTVRVALVGKYVELKDAYISINEALYHAGVAHNTEVEVLRVDSETLEDRGVEALDGAAGILVAPGFGARGIKGKLLAIRHARESGVPFLGICYGMQLACVEFARNVCGLEGAHTREVEPDTPHPVIDLMENQRNLQALGGTMRLGTYPCRLTPETVAARAYGELEITERHRHRFEFNNRYREVFERRGMVFSGLYVDADLVEVIELPAHPWFLGTQAHPEYKSRPTRPAPLYTGFIEACIACARSSSESAGAVQRIGA from the coding sequence ATGACGAAGTACATCTTTTTCACTGGCGGCGTCGTCTCGTCGCTCGGTAAAGGCATCGCGGCATCTTCGCTGGGTAGACTGCTCAAGAGCCGCGGCATTTCGGTCAGCATCCAAAAACTCGATCCGTACATCAACATGGACGCCGGTACGATGAATCCGTACCAGCACGGCGAGGTCTTCGTGACCGAGGACGGCGCGGAGACGGACCTCGATCTCGGCCACTACGAGCGCTTTATCGACGAGAACCTCACCAGGCTGCACAACGTCACGACCGGTCAGGTCTACGGCGCGGTGATCGACAAAGAGCGGCGCGGCGATTACCTCGGCGGAACGGTCCAGGTGATCCCGCACATCACGAACGAGATAAAAGCGCGGATCAAGCAAGTCGCCGTCGCCAGCGGCGCCGAGGTGTGCATCGTCGAAGTCGGCGGCACCGTCGGCGACATCGAATCCCTGCCGTTCCTCGAAGCGATCCGCCAGTTCCGCCACGACGTCGGGGACGACCACGTCATGTACGTCCACTTGACGCTCGTGCCGCATCTCGGCGCGGCCGACGAGCTGAAGACGAAGCCGACGCAGCACTCCGTTCGCGAGCTGCGCGCGATCGGGATCACGCCGGACGCCATCGTCTGCCGCACGGAATATCCGCTGACGCCCGAGATCAAAGAGAAGATCGCGCTCTTCTGCGACGTGAAGCCGTCGGCGGTCGTGCAGTCGCGCGACGCGCAGAGCATCTATCAGGTGCCGCTCAACTTGGAAGCCGAGGGCCTAGCCGACGCCGTCACTCAGAAACTCGGGTTCGCCGACCGCGCGCTCGACCTCGAAGACTGGCGCGCGATGGTGCGCCGCATCCAACGGCCGAAGGGTACCGTTCGCGTCGCGCTCGTCGGCAAGTACGTCGAGCTCAAAGACGCATACATCTCGATCAACGAAGCGCTCTACCACGCCGGCGTCGCGCATAATACGGAGGTCGAGGTGCTGCGCGTCGATTCGGAGACGCTCGAAGACCGCGGTGTCGAAGCGCTCGACGGCGCTGCCGGCATTCTCGTCGCCCCCGGTTTTGGCGCACGCGGCATTAAGGGCAAGCTGCTCGCGATCCGTCACGCACGCGAAAGCGGCGTGCCGTTCCTCGGCATCTGCTACGGCATGCAGCTCGCCTGCGTCGAGTTCGCGCGCAACGTCTGCGGGCTCGAGGGCGCGCACACGCGCGAAGTCGAGCCGGACACGCCGCATCCAGTCATCGATCTCATGGAGAACCAGCGCAACCTTCAAGCGCTCGGCGGTACGATGCGCCTCGGCACCTACCCGTGCCGTCTTACGCCCGAAACGGTCGCGGCGCGCGCCTACGGCGAGCTCGAGATAACCGAACGGCATCGCCACCGCTTCGAATTCAACAACCGCTATCGCGAGGTATTCGAACGGCGCGGCATGGTCTTCTCAGGGTTGTATGTCGACGCCGATCTCGTCGAGGTCATCGAACTGCCTGCGCATCCGTGGTTCTTGGGCACGCAAGCGCATCCGGAATACAAGTCGCGTCCGACGCGGCCCGCCCCGCTCTACACCGGCTTCATCGAAGCGTGCATCGCCTGCGCGCGGAGCAGCAGCGAATCGGCGGGCGCCGTCCAAAGGATAGGCGCATAG
- the hemF gene encoding oxygen-dependent coproporphyrinogen oxidase translates to MTSPAQPLRHRVEAWVEQVHDELVDALESLDGRGRFKRDRWQRPGGGGGVTAILSDGALFEQAGVNRSAVWGEFGDAALARLGGSDREFYATGISLVLHPRSPMVPTVHANFRYFERGSDAWFGGGSDLTPYYPHEEDARHFHSTWKRTCDAHDASYYPRFKKWCDEYFYLPHRGEMRGVGGIFFDELRGDLETTFAFLRDCGAAFMPSYEPIARRRRDERHGERERAFQLYRRGRYVEFNLLYDRGTSFGLATNGRTESILMSLPPLARWQYGWAAEAGSREEDAMRFFQPRDWAR, encoded by the coding sequence ATGACCTCACCCGCGCAACCGCTGCGGCATCGAGTCGAGGCGTGGGTCGAACAGGTCCACGACGAGCTCGTCGATGCGCTCGAGAGTCTTGACGGAAGAGGCAGGTTCAAGCGCGATCGCTGGCAGCGGCCCGGCGGCGGCGGCGGAGTCACGGCGATCCTGAGCGACGGTGCCTTGTTCGAGCAGGCCGGGGTCAACCGATCGGCCGTGTGGGGCGAGTTCGGGGATGCGGCGCTCGCACGTCTGGGTGGCTCGGACCGCGAATTCTACGCGACGGGCATTTCGCTCGTGCTCCATCCGCGCAGTCCGATGGTGCCGACCGTCCACGCGAATTTCCGTTATTTCGAGCGCGGTTCGGACGCATGGTTCGGCGGCGGCAGCGATCTCACGCCCTACTATCCGCATGAAGAGGATGCGCGCCATTTCCACTCGACGTGGAAACGCACGTGCGATGCGCACGACGCTTCGTACTACCCGCGCTTCAAGAAGTGGTGCGACGAATATTTCTACTTGCCGCACCGCGGCGAGATGCGCGGCGTCGGCGGGATATTCTTCGACGAGCTGCGCGGCGATCTCGAAACGACGTTCGCGTTCCTGCGCGACTGCGGCGCCGCATTCATGCCGTCGTACGAACCGATAGCGCGCCGCCGGCGAGACGAACGCCACGGCGAGCGAGAAAGAGCGTTCCAGCTCTACCGTCGAGGCCGCTACGTCGAATTCAACCTGCTCTACGATCGCGGCACTTCGTTCGGCCTCGCGACGAACGGCCGGACGGAATCGATCCTCATGTCCCTCCCGCCGCTCGCGCGCTGGCAGTACGGCTGGGCGGCCGAGGCGGGCAGCCGAGAAGAAGACGCGATGCGCTTCTTCCAACCGCGGGACTGGGCGAGGTAG
- the prmC gene encoding peptide chain release factor N(5)-glutamine methyltransferase: protein MSASDLSIAAAIEAGRVELTGRSPTPALDARVLASSALELDASALIAYGENIVDRARLRRLASMVARRKAGEPVAYIVGAKEFRGLRLTVDRRVLIPRPETELLVARVVQDHRGRAASIIDLGTGSGAIACALADALPDAQIVATDADRDALDVATENVDSLGFAVQVTLRHGDLFDAVDAKLRFDAIVANLPYVGESDGDLLEPGVRDFEPPLALFGGADGLDVYRRMLPSAPRFLADGGKLYMECGPRNALELARLAKDAFPERDVEVASDLAGIERMVVVA, encoded by the coding sequence ATGTCAGCCTCTGATCTCAGCATCGCCGCGGCCATCGAAGCCGGTCGCGTCGAACTCACCGGACGCTCGCCCACGCCGGCGCTCGATGCCCGCGTTTTAGCCTCTAGCGCTCTCGAACTCGATGCGTCCGCTCTCATAGCTTACGGCGAGAACATCGTCGACAGGGCGCGCCTTCGCCGTCTCGCGTCGATGGTCGCACGCCGAAAAGCCGGCGAACCCGTCGCGTATATCGTCGGCGCCAAGGAGTTTCGCGGTCTGCGGCTGACGGTCGATCGCCGCGTCCTTATCCCACGGCCGGAAACCGAGCTACTCGTCGCGCGCGTCGTCCAAGATCATCGCGGTCGCGCAGCGAGCATCATCGATCTCGGCACGGGATCAGGCGCGATCGCCTGCGCGCTCGCCGACGCGTTGCCGGACGCGCAGATCGTCGCGACGGACGCCGATCGCGATGCGCTCGACGTCGCCACCGAGAACGTCGATTCGCTCGGTTTCGCAGTGCAAGTGACACTGCGCCACGGAGATCTTTTCGACGCCGTCGACGCGAAGCTGCGGTTCGATGCGATCGTCGCGAACTTGCCGTACGTCGGTGAGTCGGATGGCGACCTGCTCGAGCCCGGCGTGCGCGATTTCGAGCCGCCCCTGGCGCTCTTCGGCGGCGCGGACGGGCTTGACGTCTACCGCCGTATGCTCCCGTCCGCTCCGCGATTTCTCGCAGACGGCGGCAAGCTATACATGGAATGCGGGCCGCGAAACGCGCTCGAGCTTGCGAGGCTGGCCAAAGACGCGTTTCCCGAAAGGGACGTCGAGGTCGCCAGCGACCTTGCCGGCATTGAGCGGATGGTCGTCGTCGCATGA
- the prfA gene encoding peptide chain release factor 1, translating into MDNGGTLEARLRVVEARFDEIERRLADMGAGTFDPDENKRLARERASLEPVVSAWRDHRVLEKQLSEAEPMARDSDPGIAEMARAEIQRLRSELAKSEERLKELLIPKDPNDDKDIFIELRPGTGGDEAGIFAGDLMRMYLRFAEAHHLKTELVSTQETGAGGYKEAVIAVKGKGSYRLFKHESGVHRVQRVPATEANGRIHTSTATVAVMPEVDAVEIEINPADLQVDTYRAQGAGGQHVNKTESAIRITHKPTGIVVACQEERSQLQNRERAMQLLRARLYEEKLREQEEKAARERREQVGKGDRSEKIRTYNFPQDRLTDHRIGLSTGNLKGILDGGLDSVIDALLADEQRRRLEGDVSL; encoded by the coding sequence ATGGATAACGGCGGAACGCTCGAGGCCCGGCTTCGCGTCGTCGAGGCGCGTTTCGACGAAATCGAGCGCCGCCTCGCCGACATGGGCGCCGGCACCTTCGATCCCGATGAGAACAAAAGGCTGGCACGAGAGCGCGCGTCGCTCGAGCCGGTCGTTTCGGCGTGGCGCGACCACCGCGTTCTCGAAAAGCAACTCAGCGAAGCGGAGCCGATGGCGCGCGATTCCGACCCGGGCATCGCCGAGATGGCACGCGCCGAGATCCAGCGCCTGCGTTCCGAACTCGCGAAAAGCGAAGAGCGTCTGAAAGAACTCCTGATCCCGAAAGATCCGAACGACGATAAAGATATATTCATCGAGCTTCGACCAGGAACGGGCGGCGATGAAGCCGGGATTTTCGCGGGCGATCTCATGCGCATGTACCTACGATTCGCAGAAGCGCACCATCTGAAGACCGAGCTCGTCAGCACGCAAGAGACGGGCGCGGGCGGCTACAAGGAAGCCGTCATCGCGGTCAAAGGCAAGGGCTCGTACAGGCTGTTCAAGCACGAAAGCGGCGTCCATCGCGTCCAGCGGGTGCCGGCGACGGAAGCGAACGGCCGCATCCACACGTCGACGGCGACCGTCGCCGTCATGCCGGAAGTCGACGCGGTCGAGATCGAGATCAATCCGGCCGACCTGCAAGTCGACACGTACCGCGCGCAAGGCGCCGGCGGCCAACATGTCAACAAGACGGAGTCGGCCATTCGCATCACGCACAAGCCGACCGGCATCGTCGTCGCGTGTCAAGAAGAGCGCTCGCAGCTCCAGAACCGCGAGCGTGCCATGCAGTTGCTGCGCGCGCGTCTCTATGAAGAAAAGCTTCGCGAGCAGGAGGAGAAAGCCGCACGCGAGCGTCGCGAGCAAGTCGGCAAAGGCGATCGCAGCGAGAAGATCCGCACGTACAATTTTCCGCAAGATCGCCTCACCGACCACCGCATCGGACTCTCGACGGGTAACCTCAAAGGCATCCTCGACGGCGGACTCGACTCGGTCATCGACGCGCTGCTCGCGGACGAGCAGCGCCGTCGCCTCGAAGGCGATGTCAGCCTCTGA
- a CDS encoding S9 family peptidase, with product MQRSIAIAVITAVLLAVQASPSFASNHLMTLADLRHEVGISEPRFTSDGRGIVFVNTTYDFDSNDVNTDLDEIDINTRVVHTMTSAMTGLSSPRFSSDGAHIAFLADGISGVGSDASQIFVMAASGGTPKQITHASEGVDSYAWRPDGGAFAYVTADKPKNPIAFVVGDNDYLATSAPEPWHLWTIGAAGGTPHRLTSGSKGLPPGEVILPQAVPEAWFSWSGDGKTIAYTQMPNAYKTDGVATKIMLMDVATGRQHPLTAHAGEEAGGEYSPDGSRILYWYPRDGDAVAFNDLFITSASGGIGKDAMYALDRNAIDARWMPDSRSLIVLAHDGTWARLWRVDEDGASRMIDTGQVNPGAVPSGGATVDVRANGAMTFPGSEPERPTELYYMSSVDSAPRRLTDFNGTFATMELGRVTHVDWVGPDGYHEDGVLTYPAGYIAGKKYPLVLQIHGGPNWASVEAFDTDYEGLSQLFAAHGDAVFEPNYRGSDELDNAYQVAIFNDAGDGPGRDVMAGIDVVKKLGFVDTSRIGVSGWSYGGYMTTWLIGHYHIWKAAVAGAAPTDDFVDYGISDYNVIGKYYFEGSPWTSKAIRDAYIEQSPITYADQVTTPTLILHDTGDVRVPIVEDYEFFHALRDRHVPVEFVAYPVEGHYPSDPIRSEDIYRRWVGWFDKYLK from the coding sequence ATGCAACGCAGCATCGCAATTGCCGTCATCACGGCGGTCCTACTCGCCGTCCAGGCCTCGCCAAGCTTCGCGAGCAACCATCTCATGACGCTCGCCGACCTTCGGCACGAGGTCGGCATCTCCGAACCGCGCTTCACGTCCGATGGACGCGGCATCGTCTTCGTCAACACCACGTATGATTTCGATTCGAACGATGTGAACACCGATCTCGACGAGATCGACATAAACACGCGCGTGGTCCACACGATGACGAGCGCGATGACCGGCCTGAGCTCTCCGCGCTTCTCGTCCGACGGCGCGCACATCGCGTTCCTCGCCGACGGGATATCAGGAGTGGGCAGCGATGCGTCGCAGATCTTCGTCATGGCCGCAAGCGGCGGCACGCCGAAACAGATCACGCACGCCTCGGAAGGTGTCGACTCCTATGCCTGGCGGCCTGACGGTGGTGCGTTCGCCTACGTCACAGCCGACAAACCCAAAAACCCGATCGCTTTTGTCGTCGGCGACAACGACTATCTCGCGACGTCTGCACCCGAGCCGTGGCATCTCTGGACGATAGGTGCGGCAGGCGGCACGCCGCACCGTCTGACGAGCGGATCAAAAGGACTGCCGCCCGGCGAGGTGATCTTGCCGCAAGCCGTTCCCGAGGCGTGGTTCTCATGGTCGGGGGACGGCAAGACGATCGCGTACACGCAGATGCCGAACGCGTACAAGACCGACGGTGTCGCAACGAAGATCATGCTCATGGACGTCGCGACCGGCCGTCAGCATCCGTTGACCGCGCACGCCGGCGAGGAGGCCGGCGGCGAGTATTCACCAGATGGGTCGCGCATCTTGTATTGGTACCCGCGCGACGGCGACGCGGTCGCGTTCAACGATCTCTTCATCACATCGGCAAGCGGAGGCATCGGCAAGGATGCGATGTACGCGCTCGATCGCAATGCTATCGACGCACGTTGGATGCCCGATTCGCGCTCGCTCATCGTCCTCGCACACGACGGCACGTGGGCGCGCCTATGGCGCGTCGACGAGGACGGAGCGAGCCGGATGATCGACACGGGCCAAGTGAATCCCGGTGCGGTGCCGTCGGGCGGTGCGACCGTGGACGTCCGCGCCAACGGCGCTATGACGTTCCCGGGTTCGGAGCCGGAACGTCCGACCGAGCTCTACTACATGTCGTCGGTCGACTCGGCGCCGCGACGGCTTACTGATTTCAACGGCACGTTCGCGACGATGGAACTCGGGCGCGTGACGCACGTCGACTGGGTCGGACCAGACGGCTACCATGAGGACGGCGTCCTCACGTATCCGGCCGGCTACATCGCAGGCAAGAAGTACCCGCTCGTGTTGCAGATCCACGGCGGTCCGAACTGGGCGAGCGTCGAGGCCTTCGATACCGACTACGAGGGACTCTCGCAACTCTTCGCCGCGCACGGTGACGCCGTGTTCGAGCCGAATTATCGCGGCAGCGACGAACTCGACAACGCGTATCAAGTAGCGATCTTCAATGACGCGGGTGACGGTCCGGGCAGGGACGTCATGGCCGGCATCGATGTGGTGAAGAAGCTCGGCTTTGTCGACACATCGCGGATCGGAGTGAGCGGGTGGTCGTACGGCGGCTACATGACGACCTGGCTCATCGGGCACTATCATATATGGAAGGCCGCCGTCGCGGGCGCCGCACCGACCGACGATTTCGTCGACTATGGGATCTCTGACTACAACGTCATCGGCAAGTACTATTTCGAGGGTTCGCCCTGGACGTCGAAGGCGATCCGCGATGCATACATCGAGCAGTCGCCGATCACGTACGCCGATCAGGTGACGACGCCGACGCTCATCCTACACGACACGGGCGACGTACGCGTTCCGATCGTCGAAGACTACGAGTTCTTCCACGCGCTTCGCGACCGGCACGTGCCGGTCGAGTTCGTCGCGTACCCGGTCGAAGGTCACTATCCGAGCGACCCGATACGAAGCGAGGATATCTACCGGCGCTGGGTGGGTTGGTTCGACAAGTACCTCAAATAG
- a CDS encoding nuclear transport factor 2 family protein, translating into MAEPVDPMASDVIKRYFAAQSARDFDTMVDLFTEDGVVNDEGKTWRGRSGIREWRDKAASVYQYTTQVLEVHGVEENEYTALVRLEGNFPGGIVELEYHFELAGDKIKSLEID; encoded by the coding sequence ATGGCTGAACCCGTAGATCCGATGGCATCGGATGTGATCAAAAGGTATTTCGCAGCGCAGTCGGCGCGTGACTTCGACACGATGGTTGACTTGTTCACAGAAGATGGCGTCGTGAACGACGAAGGAAAGACGTGGCGCGGGCGCAGCGGCATTCGGGAATGGCGCGACAAGGCCGCGTCCGTCTATCAGTACACGACCCAAGTGCTCGAAGTGCATGGTGTCGAGGAGAATGAGTACACGGCGCTCGTCCGACTCGAGGGGAACTTCCCCGGTGGGATCGTCGAGTTGGAGTACCACTTCGAGCTCGCGGGCGACAAGATCAAAAGTCTTGAGATCGACTAG
- a CDS encoding prepilin-type N-terminal cleavage/methylation domain-containing protein — MTKSQKGFTLIELMVVIAIIAILAAILIPNFLHARAEAQTSGCEGNEKQIATAMEEYAVDHNGTYGAGGTITSTLLGTLYLGVTPSDPVNKSNYSVTTTTGSYGSYQITDTGGHDTTTTGSLPGGPGTGSIIYNQNAGIQAK, encoded by the coding sequence GTGACCAAGTCGCAAAAAGGTTTCACGCTCATCGAGCTGATGGTCGTCATCGCGATCATCGCCATTTTGGCCGCCATCCTCATCCCCAACTTCTTACATGCGAGAGCTGAAGCGCAGACGTCAGGCTGCGAAGGCAACGAGAAGCAGATCGCGACCGCCATGGAAGAGTACGCCGTCGATCACAATGGCACGTACGGCGCGGGCGGAACGATAACGAGCACGCTGCTCGGCACGCTTTACCTCGGTGTCACCCCGTCGGATCCGGTCAACAAGTCGAACTACAGCGTCACGACGACGACCGGTTCGTACGGCTCGTACCAGATCACCGACACGGGCGGACATGACACGACGACCACCGGCAGCCTGCCGGGCGGCCCAGGTACCGGCTCGATCATCTACAACCAAAACGCGGGTATTCAGGCGAAGTAG
- a CDS encoding dihydrofolate reductase family protein has translation MRKLIYPMNTSLDLYVEGTDGNFAWTTPDDELHKHFNDLIAVATTHLHGRRMWETMGGYWPTAEADPACTPVMKEFARYWNACEHIVFSRSLQSVEHGARLVRDNAVEIVRQLKSGAGSDMLVGGPGLASTLIAAGLVDEIRPYIHPVAVGAGKPFLLDLPGQLDLRLLGSHTFANGVVQLRYAPRTT, from the coding sequence ATGCGCAAGCTGATCTATCCGATGAACACGTCGCTCGATTTGTACGTCGAAGGAACTGACGGCAACTTTGCCTGGACGACTCCCGACGACGAGTTGCACAAACATTTCAACGATTTGATCGCGGTCGCGACGACGCACTTACATGGGCGCCGCATGTGGGAGACGATGGGCGGCTATTGGCCGACCGCTGAAGCCGATCCGGCGTGCACTCCCGTCATGAAAGAATTCGCGCGCTACTGGAACGCGTGCGAACACATCGTCTTCTCCCGCTCCTTGCAGTCGGTCGAGCATGGCGCTCGCCTAGTGCGCGACAATGCGGTGGAAATCGTGAGACAATTGAAGTCTGGAGCGGGCAGCGACATGCTCGTAGGAGGTCCGGGGCTTGCCTCAACGCTTATCGCAGCCGGGCTCGTCGACGAGATTCGCCCATACATCCATCCGGTAGCGGTCGGTGCCGGCAAACCGTTCTTGCTCGACCTCCCAGGCCAGCTCGACCTGAGGTTGCTGGGCAGCCACACGTTCGCAAATGGCGTCGTGCAACTGCGCTACGCGCCCCGGACGACCTGA